A genomic segment from Pseudoxanthomonas sp. CF385 encodes:
- a CDS encoding SDR family oxidoreductase, with protein MSAPTLLVTGASGQLGRAVVRHLLDTLQVSPTRIIATSRKPETLADLAALGVTVRAADFDRPDTLAAAFRGADRVLLVSTDALLEPGKRLVQHRTAVQAAVDAGVTHVVYTSLPSPDTSHVSFAPDHLGTEQALAASGLAWTALRNAWYAENLVYTLPSALASGQWVTAAGEGGIAYIARDDLALAAATALASTHADNRVYTLTGTQALTARDIAEKVVAATGKPLSVVGVTPEQLAEGLRGHGFPPVLADVFTSFDVATAAGDLGDVTDEFATLTGRAPSTFDAWLPGHIDLLTTPH; from the coding sequence ATGTCTGCCCCCACCCTCCTAGTCACCGGCGCCTCCGGCCAGCTCGGCCGCGCCGTCGTGCGCCACCTGCTGGACACCCTCCAGGTGTCGCCGACCCGCATCATCGCCACCAGCCGGAAACCGGAGACCCTCGCCGATCTCGCCGCTCTAGGCGTGACCGTCCGGGCGGCCGACTTCGACCGGCCCGATACGCTTGCCGCGGCCTTCCGCGGCGCCGACCGCGTGCTGCTGGTGAGCACTGACGCGCTGCTGGAGCCGGGCAAGCGCCTGGTACAGCACCGCACGGCCGTACAGGCGGCGGTCGATGCCGGGGTCACGCATGTCGTCTACACCTCGCTGCCATCACCCGACACCTCGCATGTGTCGTTCGCGCCCGACCATCTCGGCACCGAGCAGGCGCTGGCGGCGTCCGGGCTCGCCTGGACGGCGCTGCGCAACGCCTGGTACGCCGAGAACCTGGTCTATACGCTGCCGTCGGCGCTCGCCTCCGGCCAATGGGTCACGGCCGCCGGCGAAGGCGGCATCGCCTATATCGCCCGGGATGATCTCGCGCTGGCCGCCGCCACCGCCCTGGCCTCGACCCATGCGGACAACCGGGTCTATACGTTGACCGGCACACAGGCGCTGACCGCTCGCGATATCGCTGAGAAGGTCGTGGCGGCCACGGGCAAGCCGCTGTCCGTGGTCGGCGTCACGCCGGAACAGCTGGCCGAGGGGCTGCGCGGGCATGGCTTCCCGCCGGTGCTGGCGGATGTCTTCACTTCGTTCGATGTCGCGACCGCCGCGGGCGACCTGGGCGACGTGACGGACGAGTTCGCCACGCTCACCGGCCGCGCGCCATCGACGTTCGATGCCTGGCTCCCCGGGCACATCGATCTGTTGACGACGCCGCACTGA
- a CDS encoding helix-turn-helix domain-containing protein, translating into MTLHRQSLILVENCPIRDVLDRLGDRWTVLVLHELAMGTLRFSEIRKRVADISPRMLAQTLRHLEQDGLVSRTVFPTVPPRVDYALTSLGASFFERVEMLAEWASDHHDEVRAARKAYVAPAANAPK; encoded by the coding sequence ATGACCCTGCACCGCCAATCCCTGATCCTTGTCGAGAACTGCCCGATCCGCGACGTGCTGGACCGCCTCGGCGACCGCTGGACGGTGCTCGTCCTGCACGAACTGGCGATGGGAACGCTGCGTTTCTCCGAGATCCGCAAGCGCGTGGCCGACATCTCGCCGCGCATGCTGGCGCAGACGCTGCGCCACCTGGAGCAGGACGGCCTGGTCAGCCGCACGGTATTCCCGACCGTGCCGCCACGGGTCGACTATGCGCTGACTTCGCTGGGTGCATCGTTCTTCGAGCGCGTGGAGATGCTGGCGGAATGGGCGTCCGATCATCACGACGAGGTCCGTGCCGCACGCAAGGCCTACGTGGCCCCGGCCGCCAACGCGCCCAAGTAG
- a CDS encoding efflux RND transporter permease subunit: MKFTDIFINKPVLAIVVSLFILLFGLRSFTELNVRQYPELRNAVINISTVYYGADADLIQGFITTPLEREVASAEGIEYLSSTSSAGVSQIQAYIRLDQDPNEALTQIAAKVNKMRGQLPPESEDPVIDLQQGQQIAAMYVSFASETLDNNQITDYLTRVVQPKLVTVSGVQRADILGAGTFAMRIWLKPDRMTALQVTASDVSTALSSNNVLAAVGSTKGQMVAIDMTARTDLRNADEFRQLIIREQNGAIVRLGDVADVQLGSESYGTSVRINGEAATFMGIFVSPDANSLDVIKNVRTLWDNEIVPQLPEGIKATIPYDSTEQIQDAIDEVVSTIVEAVIIVIVVIFLFLGSLRSVLIPAVTVPLSLVGALFLMLLMGFTINLLTLLAMVLAIGIVVDDAIIVLENIHRHIEEGMSPYDAAIKGARELAWPVVAMTTTLVAVYLPIGFQGGLTGVLFTEFAFTLAGAVLLSGVIALTLSPMMCAKLLKPHSEGGKGKLEKWLDTRFERLNAGYQRRLHGTLETKSVIGVLGLLVLVSCVFLYITAPKEPAPLEDEGFIFSVASADPYSTLDYVERYTEEVTSIAKGVPEVQDYFLFNGGFGGSGGGASPMAMAGFVLKPWSERDRSTNAVLQQELQPKMSQVSGLNIFALVPPSLPSAGGDGGGGEFVIGGVGELSQLAELADQILMKAMESKRFIFLDKDLKIDKPRIEVNIDRDKAATLGIDMRTLAADMAAMLSGGYTNRFAMQNRSYLVIPQVQRSDRLNASDLENYYTRTRDGELIPLSTIVTLKESAQPQSLKRFQQLNAVSITFAPRPGVSKGEALAILDQAAKEILPQGYSVDYAGESRQFKQEGAAMLVTLALALIVIFLVLSAQFESFRDALIMLLTVPMAICGALLTLNALALLSGILGLMQIEAFPGMSINIYTQVGLVTLVGVISKHGILIVEFANKLQVERGLSKREAIEEAAAIRLRPVLMTTAALVFAMIPLLIASGPGAASRFSMGVVIASGMTIGTMFTLFVLPAFYLYLARDHAHDRDGEQARDADGTLPAEPAGGH; the protein is encoded by the coding sequence ATGAAATTCACCGACATCTTCATCAACAAACCGGTGCTGGCGATCGTCGTCAGCCTGTTCATCCTGCTGTTCGGCCTGCGTTCGTTCACCGAGTTGAACGTCCGCCAGTACCCCGAACTGCGCAACGCCGTGATCAACATCAGCACCGTGTACTACGGCGCCGATGCCGACCTGATCCAGGGCTTCATCACCACGCCGCTGGAGCGCGAGGTGGCCAGCGCCGAGGGCATCGAGTACCTCAGTTCGACCAGCTCGGCCGGCGTCAGCCAGATCCAGGCCTACATCCGCCTGGACCAGGACCCGAACGAAGCGCTCACCCAGATCGCCGCCAAGGTCAACAAGATGCGCGGCCAGTTGCCGCCGGAGTCGGAAGACCCGGTGATCGACCTGCAGCAGGGCCAGCAGATCGCGGCGATGTACGTGTCCTTCGCCAGCGAAACCCTGGACAACAACCAGATTACCGACTACCTGACCCGCGTGGTCCAGCCCAAGCTGGTCACCGTGTCGGGCGTGCAGCGTGCCGACATCCTCGGTGCCGGCACCTTCGCCATGCGCATCTGGCTGAAACCGGACCGCATGACGGCGCTGCAGGTGACCGCCAGCGATGTCTCCACGGCCTTGTCTTCGAACAACGTGCTGGCCGCGGTGGGTTCGACCAAGGGCCAGATGGTCGCCATCGACATGACGGCACGCACGGACCTGCGCAACGCCGACGAATTCCGCCAGCTGATCATCCGCGAACAGAACGGCGCCATCGTCCGTCTCGGCGACGTGGCCGACGTGCAGCTGGGTTCGGAAAGCTACGGCACCTCGGTCCGCATCAACGGCGAGGCCGCGACGTTCATGGGCATCTTCGTGTCGCCCGACGCGAACTCGCTGGACGTCATCAAGAACGTGCGCACGCTGTGGGACAACGAGATCGTGCCGCAACTGCCCGAGGGCATTAAGGCGACCATCCCCTACGACAGCACCGAGCAGATCCAGGACGCGATCGACGAGGTGGTCAGCACGATCGTGGAGGCGGTGATCATCGTGATCGTGGTGATCTTCCTGTTCCTGGGTTCTCTGCGCAGCGTGCTGATCCCGGCCGTGACGGTGCCGCTGTCGCTGGTGGGCGCGCTGTTCCTGATGCTGCTGATGGGCTTCACCATCAACCTGCTGACCCTGCTGGCGATGGTGCTGGCGATCGGCATCGTGGTCGACGACGCGATCATCGTGCTGGAGAACATCCATCGCCACATCGAGGAAGGCATGTCGCCCTACGATGCGGCGATCAAGGGCGCGCGCGAGCTCGCCTGGCCGGTCGTGGCGATGACCACCACGCTGGTGGCGGTCTACCTGCCTATCGGCTTCCAGGGCGGCCTGACCGGGGTGCTGTTCACCGAATTCGCCTTCACCCTCGCCGGCGCGGTGTTGCTCTCCGGCGTGATCGCGCTGACCCTCAGCCCGATGATGTGCGCCAAGCTGCTCAAGCCGCATAGCGAGGGCGGCAAGGGCAAGCTGGAGAAGTGGCTGGACACGCGTTTCGAAAGGCTCAACGCCGGTTACCAGCGACGCCTGCACGGCACGCTGGAAACCAAGTCGGTGATCGGCGTGCTCGGCCTGCTGGTGCTGGTGTCGTGCGTGTTCCTGTACATCACCGCGCCGAAGGAACCCGCGCCGCTGGAAGACGAGGGCTTCATCTTCTCGGTCGCCAGCGCCGACCCCTACTCCACCCTGGACTATGTGGAGCGCTACACCGAGGAAGTCACCTCGATCGCCAAGGGCGTACCGGAAGTGCAGGACTACTTCCTGTTCAACGGCGGCTTCGGCGGCAGCGGCGGCGGCGCCAGTCCCATGGCCATGGCCGGCTTCGTGCTGAAGCCGTGGAGCGAACGCGACCGCTCGACGAACGCCGTGCTCCAGCAGGAGCTCCAGCCGAAAATGAGCCAGGTCAGTGGCCTGAACATCTTCGCCCTGGTACCGCCTTCGCTCCCGAGCGCGGGCGGCGATGGCGGCGGTGGCGAGTTCGTCATCGGCGGCGTCGGCGAACTCAGCCAGCTGGCCGAACTGGCCGACCAGATCCTGATGAAGGCGATGGAGAGCAAGCGCTTCATCTTCCTCGACAAGGACCTGAAGATCGACAAGCCACGCATCGAGGTGAACATCGACCGCGACAAGGCGGCCACCCTGGGCATCGACATGCGCACGCTGGCGGCCGACATGGCGGCGATGCTGTCCGGCGGTTACACCAACCGCTTCGCGATGCAGAACCGCTCGTACCTGGTGATCCCCCAGGTGCAGCGCAGCGACCGTCTCAATGCCAGCGACCTGGAGAATTACTACACCCGCACCCGCGACGGCGAGCTGATCCCGCTCTCGACCATCGTGACGCTGAAGGAAAGCGCGCAGCCGCAGTCGCTCAAGCGCTTCCAGCAGTTGAACGCGGTATCGATCACCTTCGCCCCCCGCCCCGGCGTCAGCAAGGGCGAGGCGCTGGCCATCCTCGACCAGGCCGCCAAGGAGATCCTGCCGCAGGGCTATTCGGTGGACTACGCCGGCGAGTCGCGCCAGTTCAAGCAGGAAGGCGCGGCGATGCTGGTGACGCTGGCGTTGGCGCTGATCGTGATCTTCCTGGTGCTGTCGGCGCAGTTCGAGAGCTTCCGCGATGCGTTGATCATGCTGCTCACCGTGCCGATGGCGATCTGCGGTGCCTTGCTGACACTCAACGCGCTGGCGCTGCTCAGCGGCATTCTGGGGTTGATGCAGATCGAAGCCTTCCCCGGCATGAGCATCAACATCTACACCCAGGTAGGCCTGGTGACGCTGGTCGGCGTGATCTCCAAGCACGGCATCCTGATCGTGGAGTTCGCCAACAAGCTGCAGGTCGAGCGCGGCCTGTCCAAGCGGGAGGCCATCGAGGAAGCCGCGGCCATCCGCCTGCGCCCGGTGCTGATGACGACCGCCGCCCTAGTGTTCGCCATGATCCCGCTGCTGATCGCCAGCGGCCCGGGCGCGGCCTCGCGCTTCTCGATGGGCGTGGTGATCGCCTCGGGCATGACGATCGGCACGATGTTCACCCTGTTCGTGCTGCCGGCGTTCTACCTGTACCTGGCCCGCGACCATGCGCACGACCGCGACGGCGAACAGGCACGCGACGCCGACGGCACGCTGCCGGCGGAGCCTGCCGGCGGCCACTGA